The following are encoded together in the Limanda limanda chromosome 12, fLimLim1.1, whole genome shotgun sequence genome:
- the LOC133015205 gene encoding F-box only protein 33 — protein sequence MALCGGVGAMALPSELIVHIFSFLSDRDKLRASAVCCRWRECLFYPALWTELKLRIGGGGRLGGGSGGSGSEENPRLEFLMRKFGSFVRELQLELAPVEGYLSPLSNDPPTTRMDQPSRPDGDPQLSERWRDAMATYLDQVLCVVTSIRNNRNLKKLTLYGDTCILQQEGLLDSSNLHQIYQGDKKINEIQQLFMELLSNSRQLRWLSCSFMLGLVTPCSLACLSNPSAETLRHLSLLDHQLGPLISPSELDRLSNLNSLALDFSDLTSELCGLLASPSRTPLHRLSLLLNGAALEFKSLEGTATEDDWKALVRVSANLRVYIMALEVDSSELLRVLKPSLPLVRLHLDSYSTLVTDGTLELISQQYNKTLTHFLLLRDDPDFPDLSINRNEDPLVLLAWRCSQLAVLVIHGYTVWSHNLVAISRLRGSSLRILTVSEESIDFDPDQSVCIEGDPVHNLVKEVSLGLGRVWHPCLDSSLVLSEPTQQFHRELQAFSLGM from the exons ATGGCTCTGTGTGGGGGTGTCGGAGCCATGGCTTTGCCCAGCGAGCTTATCGTCCATATATTCTCCTTTCTGTCCGACCGAGACAAGCTCCGGGCCTCGGCCGTGTGCTGTCGCTGGAGGGAGTGTCTCTTCTACCCGGCGCTGTGGACCGAGCTCAAGCTGCGGATAGGCGGCGGCGGGCGGCTCGGCGGCGGAAGCGGCGGCTCCGGTTCCGAGGAGAACCCGAGGCTGGAGTTCCTCATGCGGAAGTTCGGTTCTTTCGTGcgggagctgcagctggaactcGCCCCGGTTGAAGGCTACCTCAGCCCCCTGAGCAACGACCCGCCGACCACCAGGATGGACCAGCCGAGCCGTCCGGACGGCGACCCGCAGCTGTCCGAGCGATGGAGGGACGCCATGGCCACCTACTTGGACCAGGTGCTGTGTGTGGTCACCAGCATCCGCAACAACAG AAACCTGAAAAAGCTGACTTTGTATGGCGACACCTGTATTCTCCAGCAAGAGGGACTTTTAGACAGCTCAAACTTGCACCAGATCTACCAGGGAGACAAAAAGATCAACGA AATCCAGCAGTTGTTCATGGAGTTGCTGTCCAACAGCCGGCAGCTGAGATGGTTGTCCTGCAGCTTCATGCTGGGTCTGGTGACTCCCTGCTCCTTAGCCTGCCTGTCTAATCCTTCAGCTGAGACCCTGCGGCACCTCAGTTTACTGGACCACCAGCTAG GCCCCCTCATCTCACCATCAGAGTTAGATCGGCTCTCTAATCTTAATTCTTTGGCGCTGGATTTCTCTGACTTGACATCTGAGCTTTGTGGTCTTCTGGCGTCTCCAAGCCGTACTCCACTGCATCGCCTCTCCCTGCTGCTCAATGGCGCCGCCCTGGAGTTCAAATCGTTAGAGGGGACCGCTACAGAGGACGATTGGAAGGCACTG GTCCGTGTGAGTGCCAACCTACGAGTCTACATCATGGCCCTAGAGGTCGACAGCTCGGAACTCCTTAGGGTCCTAAAACCAAGCCTTCCTCTGGTGCGCCTCCACCTCGACAGTTACAGCACACTGGTGACTGATGGCACATTGGAGCTCATCTCTCAGCAGTACAACAAAACGCTGACTCACTTCCTGCTCTTGAGGGATGACCCTGACTTCCCTGACCTCAGCATCAATCGCAACGAAGACCCACTGGTCCTTTTAGCATGGAGATGTAGTCAGCTGGCTGTACTGGTGATACATG GTTACACTGTCTGGTCCCATAACTTGGTGGCCATCTCTCGGCTACGAGGTTCCAGTCTTCGCATCCTGACCGTCTCTGAGGAGAGCATCGACTTTGACCCCGACCAGTCGGTGTGCATTGAAGGCGACCCGGTCCACAACCTGGTCAAGGAGGTCTCGCTGGGCCTCGGCCGCGTCTGGCACCCTTGCTTGGATTCTAGCCTGGTTCTGTCCGAACCCACCCAGCAATTCCACCGTGAGCTGCAGGCTTTCAGCTTGGGCATGTAG